One genomic segment of Paenibacillus durus includes these proteins:
- a CDS encoding xanthine dehydrogenase family protein molybdopterin-binding subunit, translating into MKYIGQPMKRKIDPRLIRGQGRYIADIQLDGALSAAFLRSTHAHAHITEIDLEQARKLPGVVAVFGPDEAAELPCLPVVFPNPNLISVTQRPLDRTVHHVGEPVAMVIATSRYIAEDAVDLIKIKYEKLPAVSFLEDAARPGAPLAHRHMESNVAMKISQSIGNAHEKMKEADVVVSHRFEIGRVSCLPIETRGLMAKWSYHQPEPMLEVYAATQSQHEMRKILSETFRISEHQVRVIAPDVGGAFGAKAPFYVEDMLVPWASLQVGAPVSWIEDRMEHMMSCIHEREQIHEATLGVTREGKIVAVIDKGLASTGAYVPWGVIVPIITSSLIPGPYRVTNYACDIDVFYTNTVPLAPYRGAGRPQAAMILNRLLDEAAHVLNMDPLEIKRRNLIQADEFPYRTGLLSRDGKPQIYDSGNFPKLVETVQSEGAYAHWRMLQEEYRKQGRNVGIGTVVCIENTGFGNYEGATVRVEDTGEVTVFTGAATQGQGHETSLAQVAAEVLDVPLEKVIVREGDTSLFPYGTGTFASRIATIAGNAVYKAAQMVKQHALRLAAHELNVPESELELAGGHVRHKDEPSIHISLGALSHAAKGGAPGKTYDLPTDPMLEATDYFAPEGAAITSMSDMAVVEVEPETLQIKVLHYLSVHDSGKLLNPLIVTGQYQGGISNGIGNALYEEIVYDREGQLLTSSLMDYLVPSSTEIPEMTIHHIETPSPLNPLGVKGAGESGSIPVLAVIQSAVQDALRHTGVKIHKIPVKPLYLKEQLSKAALEQGEVAIQ; encoded by the coding sequence ATGAAGTATATAGGTCAGCCCATGAAACGGAAAATTGATCCGCGATTGATCAGGGGACAAGGACGATATATCGCCGATATTCAGCTGGACGGGGCACTGAGCGCGGCTTTTCTGCGGAGCACGCACGCACATGCCCATATTACGGAAATTGACCTGGAGCAGGCGAGAAAACTGCCGGGCGTGGTAGCGGTATTCGGCCCCGATGAGGCGGCGGAGCTTCCTTGCCTGCCGGTTGTGTTTCCCAATCCCAACCTGATATCTGTTACCCAGCGGCCGCTTGACAGAACCGTTCACCATGTTGGAGAGCCGGTTGCTATGGTAATCGCAACCTCCAGATATATCGCCGAAGACGCAGTCGATCTGATCAAGATCAAATACGAGAAGCTCCCTGCCGTTTCCTTTCTGGAAGATGCCGCGCGTCCCGGAGCGCCGCTGGCCCACCGGCATATGGAATCCAATGTAGCGATGAAAATCAGTCAGTCGATCGGTAACGCCCATGAAAAGATGAAGGAGGCCGATGTCGTCGTCAGCCACCGTTTTGAAATCGGCCGGGTGAGCTGTCTGCCAATTGAGACGCGCGGACTGATGGCGAAGTGGAGCTATCACCAGCCGGAACCTATGCTGGAAGTATACGCTGCAACGCAGAGCCAGCATGAAATGCGCAAAATTCTGTCGGAAACTTTCCGGATCTCGGAGCATCAAGTTCGCGTCATTGCCCCGGATGTCGGAGGCGCTTTTGGCGCGAAGGCTCCATTCTACGTGGAGGATATGCTCGTCCCGTGGGCGTCGCTTCAGGTGGGCGCGCCGGTAAGCTGGATCGAGGACCGGATGGAGCATATGATGAGCTGCATTCATGAGCGGGAACAGATTCACGAGGCGACGCTGGGCGTAACCCGTGAAGGCAAAATTGTGGCGGTAATCGATAAAGGCCTGGCAAGTACGGGCGCTTACGTGCCCTGGGGAGTTATCGTTCCCATCATTACATCTTCACTGATCCCCGGCCCGTACCGCGTGACCAACTATGCCTGCGATATCGACGTCTTCTATACGAATACGGTTCCGCTCGCGCCATACCGGGGAGCGGGCAGACCGCAGGCGGCCATGATTCTGAACCGGTTGCTAGATGAAGCGGCACATGTACTGAATATGGACCCGCTTGAAATAAAGCGCCGCAATCTGATTCAGGCGGATGAATTTCCGTATCGCACCGGTCTTTTGTCAAGAGACGGGAAGCCCCAGATTTACGATAGCGGCAATTTTCCTAAGCTTGTGGAAACCGTTCAGTCGGAAGGGGCGTACGCGCATTGGCGCATGCTTCAGGAGGAGTACCGGAAGCAGGGCAGAAATGTCGGAATCGGAACGGTCGTCTGTATCGAGAACACCGGCTTCGGCAATTATGAAGGGGCGACCGTCCGCGTGGAGGATACGGGCGAAGTGACGGTGTTTACAGGCGCCGCGACCCAGGGGCAGGGGCATGAAACGTCACTGGCCCAGGTTGCGGCGGAAGTGCTGGATGTCCCGCTGGAGAAGGTGATCGTCCGGGAAGGCGATACGAGCCTCTTTCCGTACGGCACCGGTACATTCGCCAGCAGAATTGCGACCATTGCGGGCAACGCGGTGTACAAGGCGGCTCAGATGGTGAAGCAGCATGCGCTCCGGCTCGCTGCGCATGAACTGAATGTTCCGGAAAGCGAGCTTGAGCTGGCTGGCGGGCATGTCCGGCACAAAGATGAGCCGAGTATACACATTTCACTGGGAGCCTTGTCCCATGCGGCCAAAGGGGGCGCTCCGGGGAAAACCTACGATCTTCCAACCGACCCGATGCTGGAAGCGACCGATTATTTTGCTCCCGAAGGTGCGGCCATTACGTCGATGTCCGATATGGCCGTCGTCGAGGTGGAGCCCGAGACGCTGCAAATCAAAGTGCTGCATTATTTATCGGTTCACGACAGCGGCAAGCTGCTTAATCCGCTGATTGTAACCGGACAGTATCAGGGCGGCATATCGAACGGAATCGGCAACGCCTTATATGAAGAAATTGTCTACGACCGGGAAGGGCAGCTTCTTACGAGCAGCCTGATGGATTACCTCGTCCCGTCTTCCACGGAAATTCCGGAAATGACGATTCATCATATTGAAACGCCGTCTCCGCTGAATCCGCTTGGCGTCAAAGGAGCGGGCGAAAGCGGGTCGATACCGGTTCTCGCCGTCATCCAGTCGGCCGTTCAGGATGCGCTGCGGCACACCGGCGTCAAAATTCATAAAATTCCTGTTAAGCCTTTGTATCTGAAGGAGCAACTGAGCAAAGCGGCGTTGGAGCAGGGTGAAGTTGCGATTCAATAA
- a CDS encoding DsrE family protein yields MAKILIHLTHGPEAPTQADRAFLIAKTAIQEGHFVSMFLAGSAVQLLRDDILDSVIGVGDGVTTVRESYDAIIQGGGAIYLSRISCGARGMTEKELSGKQAQLAEPNVLVRLTVDHDRVITYG; encoded by the coding sequence ATGGCCAAAATTTTAATTCATCTTACACATGGACCTGAAGCGCCGACTCAGGCCGATCGGGCGTTTCTTATCGCCAAGACCGCCATTCAGGAAGGACATTTCGTCTCTATGTTTCTTGCAGGGAGCGCCGTTCAGCTTCTGCGCGACGACATCCTGGACAGCGTGATCGGAGTGGGAGACGGCGTGACGACAGTACGCGAATCCTATGATGCAATTATTCAAGGCGGAGGGGCCATTTATCTCTCCCGGATATCCTGCGGAGCGCGGGGGATGACGGAGAAGGAGCTAAGCGGCAAGCAGGCCCAGCTTGCGGAACCGAATGTGCTGGTGCGTCTGACCGTCGATCATGACCGGGTTATTACCTACGGATAA
- a CDS encoding glycoside hydrolase family 3 protein, which translates to MSSLAEKWLGQLTLDEKISLVAGKDLWSTSAVERLGIPSLCMTDGPHGVRKEQDGTLLGLSKPATCFPTSSGLASSWNVELMEQIGVSLGRECQQLGVQILLGPGINMKRSPLCGRNFEYYSEDPFLAGEMAAVFIRGVQSRNIGTSLKHYACYNTEFERMTISSEVDERTMREIYLAAFERVVKKAGPWSIMSSYNKVNGTYASENRLLLTDILRGEWNFSGFVMSDWLAVNDRVKALQAGLDLEMPGPAMSNAKQLKEALHSGELAEEALDGAVLNVLSAVEKSLGSTGPAPDDLDWSLEQAHRLARTAAEESMVLLKNDNRLLPLEPSGLPSIAIIGRNAKYPLIQGGGSSSINPSCLEIPFDEIVKMLDPGTQIIYADGYDEDGADNQGLLSEAVRAALQAEVVLLFAGSTELEGNDRESMDLPAGHSALLQAVASVHKSCVVVLNNGSAVDMRGWISDASAVLEAWLPGQAGGSALARLLFGEVNPSGEAVGQSVLSEFSRRQRQDGIWRRIIYRIPLL; encoded by the coding sequence ATGAGTTCACTGGCGGAAAAGTGGCTTGGGCAATTGACATTGGATGAGAAAATCAGCTTGGTCGCGGGAAAAGATCTTTGGAGCACGAGCGCTGTTGAACGGCTCGGGATTCCATCGCTCTGCATGACTGATGGCCCTCATGGAGTGAGGAAGGAGCAGGATGGCACGCTGCTTGGCCTCAGCAAGCCGGCCACCTGTTTCCCGACTTCGTCCGGACTGGCCTCTTCCTGGAATGTGGAGCTGATGGAACAGATCGGCGTGAGCCTGGGGAGAGAATGCCAGCAGCTGGGCGTTCAAATCTTGCTGGGACCCGGCATTAACATGAAGCGCTCGCCTCTGTGCGGCCGGAATTTCGAATATTATTCGGAAGACCCCTTCTTGGCGGGAGAAATGGCTGCGGTGTTCATCAGAGGGGTTCAGAGCCGGAACATCGGCACGTCACTGAAGCATTATGCCTGCTACAATACCGAATTCGAGCGGATGACGATCAGTTCGGAAGTGGATGAACGAACAATGAGGGAGATTTATTTGGCTGCCTTTGAGCGTGTGGTCAAGAAAGCCGGGCCTTGGTCGATTATGAGCTCCTACAATAAAGTAAATGGAACCTATGCTTCGGAGAACCGGTTGCTGCTGACAGATATTCTTCGCGGGGAATGGAATTTTAGCGGGTTCGTGATGTCCGACTGGCTGGCGGTTAATGACCGGGTAAAAGCTCTTCAGGCCGGACTCGATTTGGAGATGCCAGGCCCTGCCATGTCAAACGCCAAGCAGCTCAAAGAAGCCTTGCACTCGGGCGAGCTTGCCGAGGAGGCACTGGATGGGGCGGTTCTGAATGTGCTGTCGGCCGTGGAGAAAAGCCTTGGGAGCACGGGGCCCGCTCCTGACGATCTTGACTGGAGCCTGGAGCAAGCCCACCGGCTTGCCCGGACAGCGGCCGAAGAGAGCATGGTGCTGCTCAAGAATGACAATCGCCTTCTGCCGCTTGAGCCGTCCGGGCTGCCTTCAATCGCAATTATCGGAAGAAATGCGAAGTACCCGTTAATTCAGGGCGGCGGAAGCTCCAGTATCAATCCGTCATGCCTGGAAATTCCTTTCGACGAGATTGTAAAAATGCTGGACCCCGGGACGCAGATTATCTATGCGGATGGCTATGATGAGGATGGCGCGGACAACCAGGGGCTGCTTTCTGAAGCGGTTCGTGCAGCTCTTCAGGCGGAGGTCGTCCTTCTGTTTGCGGGCAGCACGGAGCTTGAAGGAAACGACAGGGAGAGCATGGATTTACCTGCCGGACATTCAGCGCTGCTGCAAGCTGTGGCATCTGTTCATAAATCCTGTGTTGTTGTGCTGAATAACGGGTCTGCCGTAGATATGCGCGGGTGGATCTCGGATGCGTCCGCCGTGCTTGAGGCATGGCTTCCCGGGCAGGCAGGCGGCAGTGCCTTGGCTCGTCTATTGTTCGGGGAGGTGAATCCTTCCGGTGAAGCTGTCGGACAATCCGTCTTATCTGAATTTTCCCGGCGACAACGGCAAGACGGTATATGGCGAAGGATTATTTATCGGATACCGTTATTATGA
- a CDS encoding fibronectin type III-like domain-contianing protein, with the protein MKLSDNPSYLNFPGDNGKTVYGEGLFIGYRYYDRKEIEPLFPFGYGLSYTSFDYTDLEVVGEPEEGSFAVSVKVTNTGSRCGKEIVQLYVSDPDCELVRPDRELKGFAKVELSPGETQTVTLQLEKRDFSYYHPAAGGWTADSGDFVLSIGASSRDIRLSTRVHIEFTGKTEITLDANSLLKQWLKTERGLQAVRYLAEHVAEDENLKETILAGKLRGFFLEMPLWRFIKLLSRDGTAERWSGRMMEELFGL; encoded by the coding sequence GTGAAGCTGTCGGACAATCCGTCTTATCTGAATTTTCCCGGCGACAACGGCAAGACGGTATATGGCGAAGGATTATTTATCGGATACCGTTATTATGACCGCAAGGAGATTGAGCCGTTGTTTCCATTCGGGTATGGCTTATCCTACACGAGCTTTGATTATACGGATCTTGAGGTTGTCGGGGAACCGGAAGAGGGAAGCTTCGCCGTGTCGGTCAAGGTAACGAATACCGGGAGCAGATGCGGGAAAGAAATTGTCCAGCTGTACGTTTCCGACCCGGATTGCGAGCTGGTTCGTCCGGACCGGGAATTGAAGGGATTCGCTAAGGTTGAACTCTCACCAGGTGAAACACAGACCGTTACACTGCAATTAGAAAAACGCGACTTCTCCTATTACCATCCGGCTGCCGGAGGCTGGACGGCCGACAGTGGAGACTTTGTTCTGTCCATTGGCGCTTCTTCGCGCGACATTCGTTTGTCTACGCGCGTTCATATTGAATTCACCGGCAAGACCGAAATAACGCTTGACGCAAACAGCCTTCTGAAGCAGTGGCTTAAGACTGAGCGAGGCTTGCAGGCTGTCCGCTACTTGGCTGAGCATGTTGCGGAAGATGAGAACCTGAAAGAGACGATTCTGGCCGGGAAGCTGAGAGGCTTTTTCCTAGAGATGCCATTGTGGAGATTTATCAAGCTTCTGTCCAGGGACGGAACGGCGGAGCGCTGGTCCGGCCGGATGATGGAAGAGTTATTCGGTCTATAG
- a CDS encoding (2Fe-2S)-binding protein, with translation MTEKTAESNRLKTITLKVNHKEYTVDVEPRMLLSDVLRDILRLTGTHVGCEHGVCGACTITMDGRPVRSCLVFGVQADQADIVTVEGLESEDGELHPLQKGFWEKHGLQCGFCTPGMLMTACHLLEHNPDPSREEIREAISGNLCRCTGYQGIVDAVEYAAKEMRERAE, from the coding sequence ATGACGGAAAAAACCGCGGAATCGAACCGGTTGAAGACGATAACGTTAAAGGTCAACCATAAGGAATACACGGTTGATGTGGAGCCTCGCATGCTGTTGTCCGATGTCCTGCGCGACATCCTCAGACTTACGGGTACGCATGTGGGCTGTGAGCACGGCGTATGCGGAGCCTGTACGATTACAATGGACGGACGGCCCGTCCGGTCCTGTCTCGTGTTCGGCGTGCAAGCGGATCAGGCGGACATCGTGACGGTTGAAGGACTGGAAAGCGAGGACGGGGAGCTTCATCCGCTGCAAAAGGGCTTCTGGGAGAAGCACGGACTGCAATGCGGATTTTGCACGCCGGGCATGCTGATGACGGCTTGTCATCTGCTTGAGCATAATCCGGACCCGAGCCGTGAGGAAATCCGCGAGGCGATCTCCGGCAACTTATGCCGCTGTACAGGATATCAGGGGATTGTCGATGCGGTGGAATACGCGGCTAAAGAAATGAGGGAAAGGGCGGAGTGA
- a CDS encoding FAD binding domain-containing protein, which yields MKPAAFDYYKPETLDEALSLLDEFGYDAKILAGGQSLIPMMNMRLARPPVLIDINGVPGMTGIEVGDSEIVIGGLTRHYMVEHSAEIRSSCPMLAEGIKLIGHSQIRSRGTIGGSIVHADPTAELPVMLTALGGKVTVVSSGEERELTPEELFLTYMTTTIEPNEIVKSVHFPVIAERTGHAIEEFTLRSGDFAIIIAAASVTLDEEGLIESAALCIGGVDGVPVKLDDVTDELIGHAPSDELFEESCAPITDMVEPEKDIHASVEYRKDLCVALSRRVLKKAADEAKLA from the coding sequence ATGAAACCCGCAGCGTTCGATTATTATAAACCGGAAACATTGGATGAAGCCTTATCGCTACTGGATGAGTTCGGATATGACGCCAAAATTTTGGCGGGAGGGCAAAGCCTGATTCCGATGATGAATATGCGGCTGGCCAGACCGCCGGTTCTGATTGATATTAACGGCGTTCCGGGCATGACCGGAATTGAAGTCGGCGACAGCGAGATTGTCATCGGGGGGCTGACCCGTCATTACATGGTGGAGCACTCCGCAGAGATTCGAAGCAGCTGCCCGATGCTCGCGGAAGGCATTAAGCTGATCGGGCATTCGCAGATTCGCTCTCGTGGAACGATTGGCGGCAGCATCGTGCACGCGGACCCTACGGCGGAGCTTCCGGTTATGCTGACTGCGCTGGGCGGGAAAGTAACCGTCGTGTCGAGCGGCGAAGAGCGGGAATTGACTCCGGAGGAGCTGTTCCTGACCTATATGACGACAACGATTGAACCTAATGAAATTGTCAAATCCGTGCATTTTCCCGTTATTGCGGAACGGACAGGCCATGCGATTGAAGAGTTTACCCTGCGCAGCGGCGACTTCGCGATCATTATCGCCGCAGCTTCCGTTACGCTGGATGAGGAAGGTCTGATAGAGAGCGCTGCGCTCTGCATCGGCGGAGTGGACGGCGTTCCGGTCAAGCTGGACGATGTCACCGACGAGCTGATCGGCCACGCTCCGAGCGATGAGTTGTTCGAGGAGAGCTGCGCGCCAATCACGGATATGGTCGAGCCGGAGAAGGATATTCACGCCAGCGTGGAGTACCGCAAGGATTTGTGCGTGGCGCTAAGCCGCCGAGTGCTGAAGAAAGCCGCAGACGAGGCAAAACTGGCCTGA
- a CDS encoding xanthine dehydrogenase family protein molybdopterin-binding subunit: protein MSIGASLKRLEDYNLLTGRGQYVGDLQFSDQCEAVIIRSPHAHAIIRSIDVEEARGFDGVLLILTASDLPDDLRPIPMRLSPDPILEKALQYPLAKDRVRYVGDPVAVIVAKNRYMAEDAADLIKIEYEVLPPVTDAVQSLEPEAPILHPDAGTNEMYLIHGKKGDAAERLKTCEHVLEEELYVQRHSGIPMETRGLLALCDEDERLTVYGAAKVVHFNHQLMARLLNKNIDEIRLVETDCGGGFGPRGEFYPEDYLIPFAAMRLKRPVKWIEDRLEHFKATNHSREQKHRVTVGFDGDGRIYALRDEVFFDQGGYIRTHGTTVPSLTQAMLPGPYDFSDIEIVTHLVLTNKTPVGTYRGPGRFEGTFVRERVIDMVAAHLKLDPTVVRERNYIRPEQMPYSNGLSALGQVIEYDSGDYAETLDRARKFMGWDEFAGKQSRARQEGRFIGLGFASFVEKSGFGPWEFAEVEMRPDGRVICKTGLTEVGQGITTTLAQICSDQLGIPYGDVSVVHGDTALVEKGNGSFATRGAVVGGSAAWHAAGLLKEKLLNIAAGQLEVPADMLALKNGGVVYAETGQAAMPLEELLPVCSDLGISLCEKYTFHIEHMTYPYGCHAAEVELDPDTGALQILNYYIAYDLGKAINPMLVEGQLIGGMAQGLGGAIYENLKYDEIGQLVSGSFMDYLIPTSMEVPEVTTEILENYPSPLNPLGVKGAGEGGTVAVAPAIANAIVNALQEYAIPITSLPLRPERIREALKQMKPER from the coding sequence ATGTCGATTGGGGCAAGTCTGAAACGGCTGGAGGATTATAATCTCTTAACGGGCAGAGGGCAATATGTCGGCGATCTGCAATTTTCGGATCAATGCGAAGCCGTGATCATCCGCTCCCCGCATGCGCATGCGATCATTCGTTCCATCGACGTAGAAGAGGCCCGGGGCTTTGACGGGGTGCTCCTGATTCTGACGGCGTCCGACCTGCCGGACGACCTGCGTCCGATCCCGATGCGGCTGTCTCCGGACCCGATCCTTGAAAAGGCTCTGCAATATCCGCTGGCAAAAGACCGCGTCCGTTACGTGGGCGACCCGGTGGCCGTTATTGTGGCGAAGAACCGCTATATGGCCGAGGACGCCGCAGATTTAATCAAAATCGAATATGAAGTGCTGCCTCCGGTTACGGATGCGGTTCAATCGCTGGAGCCGGAGGCGCCGATCCTTCATCCCGATGCGGGTACGAATGAAATGTACCTGATTCACGGCAAGAAGGGGGATGCGGCGGAGCGGCTGAAGACATGCGAGCATGTACTGGAGGAGGAGCTTTACGTGCAGCGGCACTCCGGCATTCCGATGGAAACGAGAGGGCTGCTTGCGCTATGCGATGAGGACGAGCGGCTGACGGTATACGGAGCCGCGAAGGTTGTTCATTTCAATCATCAGCTGATGGCGCGGCTCCTAAATAAGAATATCGACGAAATCCGGCTGGTCGAAACGGATTGCGGCGGCGGCTTCGGGCCGCGCGGCGAATTTTACCCGGAAGACTATTTAATCCCGTTCGCCGCCATGCGGCTGAAGCGTCCGGTTAAATGGATCGAGGACCGTCTGGAGCATTTCAAAGCGACCAACCACTCCAGAGAACAGAAGCACCGGGTAACGGTCGGCTTTGACGGCGATGGACGGATTTATGCGCTGCGGGATGAAGTCTTCTTCGACCAGGGCGGGTATATCCGAACGCATGGCACGACCGTGCCGTCTCTGACCCAGGCTATGTTGCCCGGGCCTTACGATTTCAGCGACATTGAAATCGTAACGCATCTGGTATTGACCAACAAGACGCCGGTTGGAACGTACCGCGGGCCGGGACGGTTCGAGGGGACGTTTGTCCGCGAGCGGGTCATCGACATGGTCGCCGCGCATTTGAAGCTGGACCCCACTGTAGTCAGGGAACGAAATTACATTCGTCCCGAACAGATGCCCTACAGCAACGGGCTGTCCGCTCTCGGTCAAGTCATTGAATATGACAGCGGCGACTATGCCGAGACGCTTGACCGCGCCCGGAAGTTCATGGGCTGGGACGAGTTCGCCGGGAAGCAGTCCAGGGCCAGGCAGGAAGGCCGCTTTATCGGCCTTGGCTTTGCTTCCTTTGTGGAAAAGTCGGGCTTTGGCCCGTGGGAATTTGCCGAGGTGGAGATGCGGCCGGACGGCCGGGTGATTTGCAAGACCGGCCTGACGGAGGTCGGTCAGGGGATTACAACGACACTGGCGCAAATTTGCAGCGATCAGCTTGGCATTCCTTACGGCGATGTCAGCGTCGTTCACGGCGATACCGCGCTTGTGGAGAAGGGCAACGGCTCATTCGCCACGCGCGGAGCGGTTGTTGGCGGATCGGCCGCCTGGCACGCGGCCGGATTGTTGAAAGAGAAGCTGCTGAACATTGCGGCCGGGCAGCTTGAGGTTCCGGCGGACATGCTCGCCCTCAAGAACGGGGGGGTAGTGTACGCCGAGACGGGGCAGGCGGCCATGCCGCTGGAGGAATTGCTGCCTGTTTGCTCGGACCTTGGCATTTCGCTGTGTGAGAAATACACGTTCCATATTGAGCATATGACTTACCCATACGGCTGCCACGCAGCCGAAGTGGAGCTTGATCCCGACACGGGGGCGCTGCAAATTCTGAATTATTATATTGCCTATGATCTCGGCAAAGCGATCAACCCGATGCTCGTGGAGGGCCAGCTCATTGGCGGAATGGCCCAGGGACTCGGAGGCGCCATTTACGAGAATCTGAAATATGATGAAATCGGGCAGCTTGTATCCGGCAGCTTCATGGATTATCTGATTCCAACCTCGATGGAAGTGCCGGAGGTTACAACCGAAATTCTGGAGAACTATCCTTCGCCGCTGAATCCGCTAGGGGTAAAGGGCGCGGGAGAAGGCGGAACGGTAGCCGTAGCTCCCGCGATTGCCAATGCAATCGTAAACGCGCTGCAGGAATACGCTATTCCGATTACGTCTCTCCCCCTTCGGCCCGAACGGATCCGTGAGGCGCTCAAACAAATGAAGCCGGAGAGGTGA
- a CDS encoding isochorismatase family protein: MARIWDNYLDERDKRVYAKAGLGHAMGIGSRPALIIVDVQYGFTGDSPESIEESIQKYPTSCGESSWEAIAHIKELLTAARQAGIPVFFTIIEGSRSAPNDRIAIKGNIFDHPELLEGAKGAQVVSELEPQYGEIVISKKKPSAFFGTPLMSYLTARHVDSVIVTGCTTSGCVRASVIDAFSNNFKVIVPEECAFDRGIASHAINLFDMQQKYADVVPVAEVIAELKPLSV, encoded by the coding sequence ATGGCGCGAATCTGGGACAACTATCTGGATGAACGGGACAAGAGGGTATATGCGAAGGCCGGTCTTGGCCATGCGATGGGCATCGGCAGCCGTCCGGCCCTGATTATTGTAGATGTGCAGTACGGATTCACAGGAGATTCACCGGAGAGTATCGAGGAATCCATTCAGAAATATCCGACAAGCTGCGGGGAAAGCAGTTGGGAAGCAATTGCCCATATCAAGGAACTGCTCACGGCCGCAAGGCAGGCAGGAATTCCGGTGTTCTTCACGATTATTGAGGGCAGCAGGTCCGCGCCGAATGACCGGATTGCCATTAAAGGCAACATTTTTGATCACCCCGAGCTGCTTGAAGGCGCAAAGGGAGCGCAGGTGGTCAGCGAGCTTGAACCGCAGTACGGCGAAATCGTCATCTCCAAAAAGAAGCCGAGCGCGTTCTTCGGAACGCCGCTGATGTCATACCTGACAGCCCGTCATGTCGATTCGGTCATCGTGACGGGTTGTACGACAAGCGGCTGTGTGCGCGCTTCTGTCATTGATGCCTTTTCCAACAACTTCAAAGTCATTGTGCCGGAGGAATGCGCGTTTGACCGCGGCATTGCCTCTCATGCGATCAATCTCTTCGATATGCAGCAGAAATATGCGGATGTCGTGCCGGTAGCCGAAGTAATCGCGGAACTGAAACCATTGAGCGTTTAA
- a CDS encoding SRPBCC family protein — protein MEVQGEVKVKAGKEAVWKALNDPDVLKKATPGCNSITETEPDTYKADITIGIAAVRGSYEAEIKILDKDEPENYRLVMKANSPAGFIEGDARVELQSESDSVTIIKYDGTAQVGGLIAGVGQRILSGIGKMIVKDFFKKLAKEV, from the coding sequence ATGGAGGTTCAGGGTGAAGTAAAGGTGAAGGCGGGAAAAGAAGCGGTGTGGAAGGCGCTTAACGATCCGGATGTGCTGAAAAAGGCCACACCCGGCTGCAATTCGATTACGGAGACGGAGCCGGATACGTACAAGGCCGATATTACGATCGGAATTGCGGCGGTGCGCGGCAGCTATGAAGCGGAGATTAAAATTCTCGACAAGGATGAGCCGGAGAATTACCGCCTTGTCATGAAGGCGAACAGTCCGGCCGGATTCATTGAAGGCGACGCCCGCGTTGAGCTTCAGTCCGAGAGCGATTCGGTGACGATTATCAAATATGACGGAACGGCCCAGGTGGGCGGCCTGATTGCCGGAGTGGGCCAGCGCATTCTGTCCGGGATCGGCAAGATGATTGTGAAAGACTTCTTCAAGAAGCTTGCGAAGGAAGTGTAG
- a CDS encoding DUF3891 family protein, whose protein sequence is MFITKYDEHLHIVNQYHHSVQAGQVARRWGNGQFRRPDHFESMCLAVEKHDIGWVESDTKILFNPETGQPVPFLSVNLLQHVEFYGKGYEQVRDEDPYAGLLVGMHWIGLYTNRFGYDPSFTFKIPGELASLIDENTIRQQKEWVDLKMALWNRAERRSLFEDNLWMNYELVQMMDRLSQYVSMLTQDTKEKWVLGPVRRTLGSEGEMITVQGQGDGRVAVDPFPFDSVVETTVLRRKIPDTRYASHEELYKVMEKAETEEVVWKLVPAEA, encoded by the coding sequence ATGTTCATTACAAAATATGACGAGCATCTGCACATTGTCAACCAATACCATCATTCCGTTCAGGCCGGACAGGTTGCGCGCCGCTGGGGAAATGGGCAATTCCGGCGTCCGGATCATTTTGAGTCGATGTGTTTGGCCGTCGAGAAGCATGACATCGGCTGGGTGGAGTCGGACACGAAAATACTGTTCAACCCGGAAACCGGACAACCCGTTCCATTCTTAAGCGTCAACCTGCTCCAGCATGTCGAGTTCTACGGCAAGGGATATGAGCAGGTCAGGGACGAAGACCCGTATGCCGGACTGCTCGTGGGCATGCACTGGATCGGTCTGTACACCAACCGGTTCGGGTATGATCCGTCGTTTACATTTAAAATTCCAGGTGAACTGGCCTCGCTTATTGACGAGAATACGATCAGACAGCAGAAGGAATGGGTCGATCTGAAGATGGCCCTGTGGAACCGCGCGGAGCGAAGAAGTCTGTTTGAAGATAACCTGTGGATGAACTATGAATTGGTACAGATGATGGACCGCTTGTCCCAGTACGTATCTATGCTTACTCAGGACACGAAGGAGAAGTGGGTTCTTGGTCCGGTTCGCCGGACGCTTGGTTCCGAGGGTGAAATGATTACGGTTCAGGGGCAGGGGGACGGCCGTGTTGCCGTCGATCCGTTCCCGTTCGATTCGGTTGTGGAAACGACTGTGCTGCGGCGCAAAATTCCCGATACCCGCTACGCTTCGCATGAGGAGCTTTATAAAGTGATGGAGAAGGCCGAGACCGAGGAGGTTGTCTGGAAGCTGGTTCCGGCAGAAGCTTGA